One Xenopus tropicalis strain Nigerian chromosome 8, UCB_Xtro_10.0, whole genome shotgun sequence genomic window carries:
- the LOC101731162 gene encoding olfactory receptor 8D1-like: MPAKNQSSSSGFILQGFSDYPDIQIPLFCLFLLIYLLTLQGNVLILIVIYQTSLLHIPMYFFLCNLAFIDLCASSVSQPKLLSILLGGDNKISFGGCMTQLYFFMSLTCAEFVSLTAMAYDRYVAICNPLRYLIVMNRRVCVMLVITCWMISFVEPVSHTVLISHLPFCSSWTIDHFFCDLSILNMSCGSTFCIQLLTFVFGSLVALPACALTVASYTYIISTIIKIHSATGRKKAFSTCTSHLTVVILFYGSTLITYMRPTSQYSTTLSKPFSFLYTALIPLINPFIYTLRNKDIKRQISNKIKFQRSH, from the coding sequence ATGCCAGCCAAGAACCAAAGCAGCAGCAGTGGATTCATTCTCCAGGGTTTCTCAGATTACCCAGACATACAGATCCCATTGTTCTGCCTGTTTCTCCTGATCTATCTTCTTACTTTACAGGGAAATGTACTTATCCTAATAGTGATTTACCAAACCTCCTTATTGCACATTCCTATGTACTTCTTCCTATGCAATCTTGCATTTATAGATCTCTGTGCCTCTTCTGTTTCTCAGCCTAAACTTCTTTCTATCCTCTTAGGAGGAGACAATAAAATTTCTTTTGGTGGCTGTATGACCCAGCTATACTTTTTTATGTCTTTAACATGCGCTGAATTTGTCTCACTGACTGCCATGGCATATGACCGCTATGTTGCTATTTGTAATCCTTTGAGATACTTGATAGTGATGAACAGAAGGGTCTGTGTTATGTTGGTCATTACTTGCTGGATGATTAGTTTTGTAGAACCAGTGTCACACACTGTGCTCATATCCCATTTACCTTTCTGTAGTTCATGGACAATTGACCATTTCTTTTGTGATCTTTCTATATTAAATATGTCTTGTGGAAGCACTTTTTGTATTCAGTTATTGACATTTGTTTTTGGCTCATTGGTGGCACTCCCTGCCTGTGCACTTACAGTAGCCTCTTATACCTACATCATTTCCACTATTATAAAGATCCATTCTGCTACAGGAAGGAAGAAAGCTTTCTCTACTTGTACCTCCCACCTCACTGTGGTCATTCTCTTCTATGGATCCACCCTGATAACTTATATGAGGCCTACATCTCAGTATTCAACCACTTTATCCAAACCATTTTCCTTTCTCTACACTGCCCTGATACCATTAATCAacccttttatatacactttaCGAAACAAAGACATTAAACGACAAATCTCCAACAAAATAAAATTCCAAAGGAGTCATTGA